The following proteins are co-located in the Hippoglossus stenolepis isolate QCI-W04-F060 chromosome 23, HSTE1.2, whole genome shotgun sequence genome:
- the LOC118102589 gene encoding chymotrypsinogen A: MALQQFVCVLTVTILLLCTGCQSAFTCGRAPANTRIVGGQTASPGDWPWQVSLVSNRNHRCGGALINNQWVMTAAHCVSGSGSNITVYLGRFNQSGSNPNEVSRTIAQVKCHPSYNSWANENDICLLKLSSPVNFTIYIQPVCLAGANSTIHSGLITWVAGWGTTRPWSSPSNTLQEANLTIVGNKECQCQSKFLITDKMICAGVRAGGIGSCQGDSGGALVRKVGSGWTAVGIVSFGDGCAKPNTPGIYTRVSEYMGWISNITGSDEPGFVNVPSTGVDKDANFTCSTSAPPTAPSTQTVFTNHTRPSTTPVNWTHPFTTNHPTTDDKSVFGGGENLIHFTHFTSLWVLALPLYVLVGHA, from the exons ATGGCTCTccaacagtttgtgtgtgtcttaacCGTGACAATCCTTCTCCTGTGCACAG GATGTCAATCAGCGTTTA CGTGCGGCCGGGCTCCCGCCAACACCAGGATCGTGGGCGGTCAAACCGCGTCTCCAGGAGATTGGCCCTGGCAGGTTTCTTTGGTCTCGAACAGAAATCACAGGTGTGGGGGGGCACTGATTAACAACCAGTGGGTGATGACAGCTGCACACTGCGTATCAGG GTCAGGAAGTAACATAACAGTTTACCTGGGCCGCTTTAACCAGTCAGGTTCAAACCCCAATGAAGTGTCACGGACAATCGCTCAGGTCAAGTGCCATCCATCATACAACAGCTGGGCCAACGAGAACGACATATGTCTCCTGAAGCTGTCGTCACCTGTGAACTTTACCATCTACATACAACCTGTTTGTTTGGCCGGGGCAAACAGCACCATCCACTCTGGGCTTATCACCTGGGTCGCTGGTTGGGGCACCACTCGCCCTT GGTCGAGCCCATCCAACACCCTGCAGGAGGCTAATCTGACAATAGTGGGAAACAAAGAGTGTCAATGCCAAAGCAAATTTCTCATCACAGACAAGATGATCTGCGCTGGGGTCCGGGCGGGCGGAATTGGCTCATGTCAG GGAGACTCAGGGGGCGCCCTGGTGAGAAAGGTTGGTTCAGGCTGGACCGCGGTTGGAATCGTGAGTTTTGGTGACGGCTGCGCTAAGCCCAACACCCCGGGGATCTACACCCGTGTGTCCGAGTACATGGGATGGATCAGCAACATCACCGGCAGTGACGAACCAGGCTTTGTTAACGTTCCCTCCACCGGAGTCGACAAAGACGCAAACTTTACCTGTTCAACCTCAGCACCACCGACCGCTCCCTCTACCCAAACCGTCTTCACCAATCACACCCGCCCCTCAACCACGCCCGTAAACTGGACCCACCCTTTCACCACCAACCATCCCACAACCGACGATAAGAGCGTTTTTGGCGGTGGTGAAAATCTGATCCACTTCACTCACTTCACCTCACTCTGGGTTCTTGCTCTACCGCTCTATGTACTGGTCGGTCATGCATAA
- the LOC118102590 gene encoding chymotrypsinogen A, with product MALQQFVCVLTVTILLLCTGCQSAFTCGLAPANTRIVGGQTASPGDWPWQVSLVFFGNHRCGGALINNQWVMTAAHCVSWSGSNVTVYLGRFNQSGSNPNEVSRTIAQVKCHPSYNSWTYENDICLLKLSSPVNFTTYIQPVCLAGANSTIHSGLITWVAGWGTTRPLGSSLSNTLQEANLTIVGNKECQCNNRFLITDKMICAGVRAGGIDSCQGDGGGALVRKVGSGWTAVGIVSFGNGCAKPNTPAIYTRVSQYMGWISNITGSNEPGFVNVPSTGVDKDANFTCSTSAPPYPYTRPSTMPVNWTHPFTTNHPTTDDKSVFAGGENLIHFTHFTSLWVLALPLYVLVGHA from the exons ATGGCTCTccaacagtttgtgtgtgtcttaacCGTGACAATCCTTCTCCTGTGCACAG GATGTCAATCAGCGTTTA CCTGCGGCCTGGCTCCCGCCAACACCAGGATCGTGGGCGGTCAAACCGCGTCTCCAGGAGATTGGCCCTGGCAGGTTTCTTTGGTCTTTTTCGGAAATCACAGGTGTGGGGGGGCACTGATTAACAACCAGTGGGTGATGACAGCTGCACACTGCGTGTCATG GTCAGGAAGTAACGTAACGGTTTACCTGGGCCGCTTTAACCAGTCAGGTTCAAACCCCAATGAAGTGTCACGGACGATCGCTCAGGTCAAGTGCCATCCATCATACAACAGCTGGACCTACGAGAACGACATATGTCTCCTGAAGCTGTCGTCACCTGTGAACTTTACCACCTACATACAACCTGTTTGTTTGGCCGGGGCAAACAGCACCATCCACTCTGGGCTTATCACCTGGGTCGCTGGTTGGGGCACCACTCGCCCTT TAGGGTCGAGCTTATCCAACACCCTGCAGGAGGCTAATCTGACAATAGTGGGAAACAAAGAGTGTCAGTGCAACAACAGATTTCTCATCACAGACAAGATGATCTGCGCTGGGGTCCGGGCGGGCGGAATTGACTCATGTCAG GGAGACGGAGGGGGCGCCCTGGTGAGAAAGGTTGGTTCAGGCTGGACCGCGGTTGGAATCGTGAGTTTTGGTAACGGCTGCGCTAAGCCCAACACCCCGGCGATCTACACCCGCGTGTCCCAGTACATGGGATGGATCAGCAACATCACCGGCAGTAACGAACCAGGCTTTGTTAACGTTCCCTCCACCGGAGTCGACAAAGACGCAAACTTTACCTGTTCAACCTCAGCACCACCTTACCCTTACACCCGCCCCTCAACCATGCCCGTAAACTGGACCCACCCTTTCACCACCAACCATCCCACAACCGACGATAAGAGCGTTTTTGCCGGTGGTGAAAATCTGATCCACTTCACTCACTTCACCTCACTCTGGGTTCTTGCTCTACCGCTCTATGTACTGGTCGGTCATGCATAA